One Beggiatoa leptomitoformis DNA segment encodes these proteins:
- the eno gene encoding phosphopyruvate hydratase gives MSLITKIHAREILDSRGNPTVECDVMTTSGVIGRAAVPSGASTGSREALELRDGDKSRYLGKGVLKAVAHINTEINNALVGMAVDKQTAIDHTMLALDGTANKGRLGANALLGVSMAVAKAAALDYKLPLYRYLGGSGAMQMPVPMMNIINGGAHADNNVDMQEFMILPTGASSLREAVRYGAEVFHALKSVLKKRGLNTAVGDEGGFAPDLPSNESAIEVILEAISTAGFKAGEDIWLGLDVASSEFYKNGKYDLASEKKQLDSAQFTDYLANWVDQYPILTIEDGMDESDWAGWKILTERLGKKVQLVGDDLFVTNTAILQEGIQKNIANSILIKLNQIGTVTETLAAIEMAKRARYTAVISHRSGETEDSTIADLAVATSSGQIKTGSLSRSDRVAKYNQLIRIEEELGSQATYAGKAAFYNLF, from the coding sequence ATGTCACTTATTACAAAAATTCATGCACGCGAAATTCTTGATTCACGAGGGAATCCAACCGTTGAATGTGATGTGATGACTACATCAGGGGTTATCGGGCGGGCGGCTGTGCCTTCTGGCGCATCAACAGGCTCGCGCGAAGCACTGGAATTACGCGACGGTGATAAAAGCCGTTATTTAGGCAAGGGCGTTTTAAAAGCCGTTGCACACATTAATACCGAAATAAATAATGCACTGGTTGGCATGGCGGTGGATAAACAAACCGCGATAGACCATACAATGCTGGCTTTAGATGGTACTGCAAATAAAGGACGTTTAGGCGCAAACGCCCTGCTAGGAGTATCTATGGCCGTTGCTAAAGCAGCCGCATTAGATTACAAACTCCCGCTTTATCGTTATTTAGGGGGCAGTGGCGCAATGCAAATGCCTGTTCCTATGATGAATATTATCAATGGCGGCGCACATGCAGATAATAACGTTGATATGCAGGAGTTTATGATTCTGCCAACGGGTGCAAGTTCTTTGCGGGAAGCGGTGCGTTATGGGGCAGAAGTGTTTCATGCGTTAAAAAGCGTATTAAAAAAACGTGGTTTGAATACAGCGGTTGGTGATGAAGGCGGTTTTGCACCTGATTTACCATCTAACGAATCCGCAATTGAAGTGATTTTAGAAGCGATTAGTACCGCAGGATTTAAAGCAGGCGAAGACATTTGGCTGGGTTTAGATGTCGCAAGCTCTGAATTTTACAAAAATGGTAAATACGATCTCGCCTCAGAAAAGAAACAATTGGATTCTGCACAGTTTACGGACTATTTAGCTAACTGGGTTGATCAATATCCGATTTTAACCATTGAAGATGGCATGGACGAAAGCGACTGGGCGGGCTGGAAAATTCTGACCGAACGGTTAGGCAAAAAAGTGCAGTTAGTTGGCGATGATTTGTTTGTAACTAATACCGCTATTTTACAAGAAGGTATTCAAAAAAATATTGCGAATTCCATTCTCATCAAGCTTAATCAAATTGGAACTGTGACCGAAACCTTAGCGGCGATTGAAATGGCAAAGCGAGCAAGATATACCGCCGTTATTTCTCATCGGTCTGGTGAAACAGAAGATAGTACGATTGCTGATTTAGCGGTTGCAACCTCATCAGGACAAATCAAAACGGGTTCATTATCTCGCTCTGACCGCGTTGCAAAATACAACCAATTAATTCGGATTGAAGAAGAGTTAGGCTCACAAGCAACTTATGCGGGTAAAGCTGCATTTTATAACTTATTCTAA
- a CDS encoding TRAP transporter large permease: MATASLFILLFIFMIIGMPIAVALGLSSVLTILFFSTDSLASLALKTFEATQHYSLLAIPFFILSSAFLSTGGVAKRLIRFAIACVGSIQGGLGIASILACTLFAAVSGSSPATVVAIGSIVISAMVSTGYPQRLASGMVCTAGTLGILIPPSIVMIVYAAVTEVSVGRLFMAGVIPGILLASLLILGMYFMARKHNLPKLPRASLKELITATIDAGWGLLLIVIVIGGIYGGVFTPTEAAAVAAVYAFVIALFVYSDLKMRDIPHVLIDSAKVSIMLMFIIVNAMLFSHVLTTERIPQMITESIVGWGLSPWMFLLVVNILLLIGGNFMEPTGLLLITAPILYPISQTLGIDPIHLGIIMVVNMEIGMITPPVGLNLFVTAGITKMSIIEVVQATLPWLMILLAFLMLITYVPIISTFLPDLLFGA; this comes from the coding sequence ATGGCTACTGCCTCACTGTTTATTCTGCTATTTATCTTCATGATTATTGGGATGCCAATTGCTGTCGCGCTAGGCTTATCCAGTGTGTTAACGATTTTATTTTTCTCTACTGATTCATTAGCATCACTCGCGCTGAAAACCTTTGAAGCAACTCAACATTATTCATTATTAGCCATTCCGTTTTTTATCCTCTCCTCCGCTTTTCTCTCCACAGGTGGTGTTGCTAAAAGATTGATTCGTTTTGCAATTGCATGTGTGGGTTCTATTCAAGGCGGCTTAGGCATTGCCTCTATTCTAGCGTGTACCCTGTTTGCTGCCGTTTCAGGCTCATCCCCTGCAACTGTGGTTGCAATCGGTTCTATCGTCATTAGTGCAATGGTTTCTACAGGTTATCCACAACGATTGGCTTCTGGCATGGTATGCACAGCAGGGACATTAGGCATCTTAATTCCCCCCTCAATTGTTATGATTGTTTACGCTGCGGTAACAGAAGTATCAGTTGGACGCTTATTCATGGCAGGTGTGATACCCGGTATTTTATTAGCAAGCCTTTTAATCTTGGGGATGTATTTTATGGCGCGCAAACATAACTTGCCCAAGTTGCCGCGTGCATCCCTAAAAGAACTGATTACAGCAACAATTGATGCAGGTTGGGGATTATTATTGATTGTGATTGTTATCGGGGGGATTTATGGCGGGGTATTTACACCAACAGAAGCCGCTGCTGTTGCTGCGGTTTATGCCTTTGTTATCGCTTTATTTGTTTACTCTGATTTAAAAATGCGCGACATTCCGCATGTGCTGATAGATTCTGCCAAAGTCAGTATTATGCTTATGTTTATCATTGTTAATGCAATGTTATTTTCTCACGTATTAACAACAGAACGCATTCCGCAAATGATTACAGAATCAATTGTTGGTTGGGGATTATCTCCTTGGATGTTTTTGTTAGTTGTCAACATCTTATTGTTGATAGGCGGTAATTTTATGGAGCCAACAGGTTTATTATTAATCACTGCACCGATTCTCTACCCTATTTCTCAAACCTTAGGGATAGACCCCATTCACTTGGGTATCATTATGGTTGTGAATATGGAAATCGGCATGATTACGCCACCAGTGGGCTTAAATCTATTTGTAACAGCGGGCATTACGAAAATGAGTATTATCGAAGTTGTGCAAGCAACTTTACCTTGGTTAATGATTTTATTGGCTTTCTTAATGCTGATTACTTATGTCCCGATTATCTCTACTTTCTTACCCGATTTGTTATTCGGTGCTTAA
- a CDS encoding TRAP transporter small permease yields MWFLSNIYNRLEEWFLALLLASMTLVTFANVVARYVFSSGFVWALELTTALFAWLVLFGMSYAVRVNAHIGIDAVVKLFPPLGQRIIGLIAILCCLVYCVILGIGAWRYLDIMYTLGNESEDLPIQQWIIYLILPVGFALLFARFLQVGVKLLIGSQIQMLADEAADALKQFQQDEPQSTSNNSPKEDGR; encoded by the coding sequence ATGTGGTTTTTATCTAATATTTATAACCGATTAGAAGAATGGTTTCTTGCGCTGTTATTGGCTTCAATGACGTTGGTTACATTTGCTAATGTTGTAGCACGCTATGTTTTTAGTAGTGGGTTTGTTTGGGCATTAGAATTAACAACGGCGTTATTTGCTTGGCTGGTTTTATTCGGTATGTCTTATGCCGTGCGGGTTAACGCACATATAGGCATTGATGCTGTGGTCAAATTATTTCCGCCATTAGGACAACGGATTATCGGTTTAATTGCTATTTTGTGTTGTCTGGTTTACTGCGTGATTTTAGGAATTGGCGCGTGGCGCTATTTAGACATTATGTACACCTTGGGAAACGAATCAGAAGATTTACCCATTCAACAATGGATTATTTATCTTATTCTGCCTGTGGGTTTTGCCTTATTGTTCGCCCGATTTTTACAAGTAGGTGTAAAACTGTTAATTGGGTCACAAATACAAATGCTTGCGGACGAAGCGGCTGATGCACTAAAACAATTTCAACAAGATGAACCGCAATCTACATCCAACAACTCACCTAAAGAGGATGGACGCTAA
- a CDS encoding TRAP transporter substrate-binding protein: MRVFIHGLMLLCLALNISYVQADPIKIKFAHVVAESTPKGMGANLFKKLVEERLAGKVVVEVYPNSQLYGDEKEMEALLLGDVQMLAPSLAKFGKYTDKIQLFDLPFLFDDLAAVDRFQASAKGQELLHSVEKKGYYGLAFWHNGMKQFSANKALRVPADAKGLKFRIQQSKVLEAQFKALGASPEKLAFSEVYNALATGIVDGAENPWANIYSKKFHEVQKFFSETNHGVLDYMVVTNTAFWKKLPDDIRAELEKILAEVTVEVNKAAFAQEMADRQLVIDSGKTQVLQLTPEELQQWRTTMMPVWKQFEDSIGKDLIEAALAANKKP; this comes from the coding sequence ATGCGTGTTTTTATACACGGTCTTATGTTGTTGTGTTTAGCACTCAATATCAGCTACGTTCAAGCAGACCCCATTAAAATTAAATTTGCCCATGTTGTGGCTGAAAGTACCCCTAAGGGCATGGGGGCGAACTTGTTTAAAAAACTGGTAGAAGAACGTCTTGCGGGCAAAGTTGTTGTCGAAGTTTATCCTAACTCCCAACTCTACGGTGATGAAAAAGAGATGGAAGCCTTATTGTTAGGTGACGTACAAATGCTCGCGCCTTCATTGGCTAAGTTTGGTAAATATACTGATAAGATTCAATTATTTGACCTACCATTTTTATTTGATGATTTAGCCGCTGTCGACCGTTTTCAAGCCAGTGCGAAAGGGCAAGAGTTACTCCACTCTGTAGAGAAAAAAGGCTATTACGGGTTAGCTTTTTGGCACAATGGGATGAAACAATTCTCCGCAAACAAGGCACTCCGTGTGCCAGCCGATGCAAAAGGGCTAAAATTCCGTATTCAACAATCTAAAGTGCTAGAAGCACAATTTAAAGCACTGGGTGCAAGCCCTGAAAAATTAGCATTTTCAGAAGTTTATAATGCATTAGCCACAGGAATTGTAGATGGCGCAGAAAATCCTTGGGCAAATATTTATTCTAAAAAATTCCATGAAGTTCAGAAATTTTTCTCCGAAACCAATCATGGCGTTTTAGATTACATGGTGGTGACGAATACCGCTTTTTGGAAAAAATTGCCTGATGACATACGTGCTGAATTAGAAAAAATCTTGGCAGAAGTAACGGTTGAAGTGAACAAAGCCGCATTCGCTCAAGAAATGGCAGACCGTCAACTGGTGATTGATTCAGGTAAAACCCAAGTATTACAACTAACGCCCGAAGAATTACAACAATGGCGGACAACAATGATGCCCGTATGGAAACAATTTGAAGATTCCATCGGTAAAGATTTAATTGAAGCAGCACTCGCGGCAAATAAAAAACCCTAA
- a CDS encoding uroporphyrinogen-III synthase has product MHLNNIHVLVTRPAHQAEPLCQRIEAMGGVAIRLPVLEIVPLIDREALFACQAQLDHINMLIFISVNAVEYGLPNLLNNEKTFSKQLSVVAIGKKTAEALQAWGIDALCAPAPYNTEALLSLPMMQHLTGQRIVIVRGEGGREVLAEQLYARGAQVDYLNVYRRERPLTSSLPTIRPDIMIVTSSEGLHNLLSLLANQSWVKQTPLIVMSERTRVEALSLGFQAPVLVATAANDEGLLTMLVYWQTKERFANR; this is encoded by the coding sequence ATGCATTTAAATAATATCCATGTGTTAGTAACACGCCCTGCTCATCAAGCAGAGCCATTGTGTCAGCGTATTGAAGCGATGGGGGGGGTTGCCATTCGCTTGCCTGTATTAGAAATTGTGCCACTAATTGATAGAGAAGCATTGTTTGCGTGCCAAGCGCAGTTAGACCACATTAATATGCTGATATTTATTAGCGTAAACGCTGTGGAATATGGTTTGCCTAATTTATTGAATAACGAAAAAACATTTTCAAAACAACTATCTGTTGTAGCAATTGGAAAAAAAACGGCTGAAGCATTACAAGCATGGGGGATTGATGCCCTTTGCGCACCTGCGCCTTACAACACAGAAGCACTTTTAAGCTTACCAATGATGCAACATCTCACAGGTCAGCGAATTGTGATTGTGCGTGGCGAGGGCGGACGCGAGGTATTAGCTGAACAACTATATGCACGTGGGGCGCAAGTGGATTATTTAAATGTTTATCGCCGTGAACGTCCTCTAACATCCTCACTGCCAACGATACGCCCTGATATTATGATAGTTACCAGTAGCGAAGGCTTGCATAATTTATTGAGTTTATTAGCTAATCAATCATGGGTAAAACAAACACCTTTGATTGTCATGAGTGAACGCACACGCGTAGAAGCTCTGAGTTTGGGTTTTCAAGCCCCTGTTTTGGTGGCGACGGCCGCTAATGATGAAGGCTTATTAACCATGTTAGTTTATTGGCAGACAAAAGAACGTTTTGCAAATAGGTAG
- a CDS encoding HNH endonuclease: MTSSTEILSQSIVVFSKNYLPISQINIKRAIALLITGKAEPLDFNQGKGIAVHSPTTVLVVPYQIRLTMLQTERAWRMPTLNRREILRRDKHTCQYCGSTKNLTIDHVIPRSKGGKHVWDNVVTACGRCNNRKGDRTPLQADMVLHTIPQAPTHPSVSFAAHFWREHQLEN, translated from the coding sequence GTGACAAGTTCTACTGAAATATTAAGCCAGTCTATTGTAGTGTTTTCTAAAAATTATCTGCCTATCAGTCAAATTAATATTAAACGCGCTATTGCGTTGCTGATTACAGGAAAAGCAGAGCCATTGGATTTTAATCAAGGTAAGGGAATCGCCGTGCATTCACCTACAACTGTGCTGGTTGTGCCTTACCAAATCCGTTTAACCATGCTGCAGACAGAACGCGCATGGCGTATGCCGACATTGAACCGTAGGGAAATATTAAGGCGAGATAAACACACTTGTCAGTATTGCGGTAGTACCAAAAACTTAACGATTGACCATGTTATTCCCCGTTCAAAGGGAGGTAAACATGTATGGGATAATGTCGTTACCGCTTGCGGACGTTGTAACAATCGCAAAGGTGACAGAACCCCTTTACAAGCGGATATGGTATTACACACCATTCCACAAGCACCAACACACCCCTCAGTCAGCTTTGCCGCCCATTTTTGGCGTGAACACCAATTAGAGAATTAA
- a CDS encoding globin domain-containing protein — protein sequence MIIQDTLSTKAKAVIKTSTPLLREYGESIAKRTYDILFEKYPQVKPLFAKAPSNQPHLLARSIMAFCENVDNLDSIMKDLEIISQRHVAADVHPGHYTMFGQSLLQAVQEILGKQASEEIICAWKDAYFFFADILIERERELSTNCAAKERTDVATA from the coding sequence ATGATAATTCAAGATACGTTGTCAACAAAAGCCAAAGCGGTTATCAAAACCAGCACGCCTTTACTCCGCGAATATGGAGAGTCAATTGCTAAACGGACGTATGACATCTTATTTGAGAAGTATCCTCAAGTTAAACCCTTATTTGCTAAAGCCCCATCTAACCAACCCCACCTACTCGCACGTTCAATTATGGCATTTTGTGAAAATGTTGATAATTTAGACTCTATTATGAAAGATTTAGAAATCATCAGCCAACGACATGTTGCGGCTGATGTGCATCCGGGGCATTACACCATGTTTGGACAATCCTTATTACAAGCCGTGCAAGAAATTTTAGGTAAACAAGCCAGTGAAGAAATTATCTGCGCATGGAAAGATGCTTATTTTTTCTTTGCTGATATATTAATCGAGCGTGAGCGGGAATTATCCACAAATTGTGCTGCTAAAGAACGCACCGATGTTGCCACTGCATAA
- a CDS encoding KpsF/GutQ family sugar-phosphate isomerase: MSLSLSETEKLRQLGLAVIQTEMQAVAKLTARIDHLFVQACEYLLLCQGRIVVIGMGKSGHIGNKIAATLASTGSPAFFVHPGEASHGDLGMITAKDVVLALSNSGETDEILTILPLIKRLGVPLITLTGNSQSTIAKNATVNLDVSVEKEACPLGLAPTASTTAALVMGDALAIALLEAKGFTAEDFARSHPAGRLGRRLLLLVSDVMHTGDAIPRTAHHANIRDALVEMSRKGLGMTAILDATEHILGIFTDGDLRRALDKQMNVHTTCVCDVMTQGGKTVHADCLAVDALNLMQQHKITTLLVLNDTGALVGVLHLHDLLRAGVV; encoded by the coding sequence ATGTCTCTCTCCCTTTCAGAAACTGAAAAACTCCGTCAATTAGGCTTAGCGGTTATTCAAACCGAAATGCAAGCCGTTGCTAAATTAACAGCACGTATTGACCACTTATTTGTACAAGCCTGCGAATATTTACTTTTATGTCAAGGACGTATTGTTGTTATTGGTATGGGTAAATCAGGACATATCGGCAATAAGATTGCCGCAACGCTCGCTAGCACAGGCAGTCCTGCTTTTTTTGTACATCCCGGTGAAGCCAGTCATGGCGATTTAGGCATGATTACCGCTAAAGATGTCGTTTTAGCCCTATCAAACTCTGGGGAAACAGATGAAATTTTAACTATTTTGCCATTAATTAAGCGGTTAGGCGTGCCATTAATTACACTAACAGGTAATTCTCAATCTACCATTGCAAAAAATGCGACGGTTAATCTTGACGTAAGCGTAGAAAAAGAAGCCTGTCCGCTAGGACTTGCACCAACCGCCAGCACAACCGCTGCCTTAGTTATGGGCGATGCGTTAGCTATCGCCTTATTAGAAGCGAAAGGGTTTACTGCTGAAGATTTTGCCCGCTCTCATCCTGCGGGACGTTTAGGGCGACGTTTATTATTACTAGTCAGCGATGTAATGCACACAGGGGATGCAATTCCTCGCACCGCACATCATGCAAACATCCGTGATGCCTTAGTGGAAATGAGCCGTAAAGGTCTAGGTATGACCGCTATTTTAGATGCAACAGAACACATCTTAGGCATTTTTACCGATGGCGATTTACGTCGCGCCCTAGACAAACAAATGAATGTTCATACCACCTGCGTCTGTGATGTCATGACACAAGGGGGAAAAACGGTTCATGCTGACTGTTTGGCAGTGGACGCGCTCAACCTTATGCAACAACATAAAATTACGACACTTTTAGTTTTGAATGATACAGGGGCGTTGGTCGGTGTGTTGCATCTGCATGATTTACTACGGGCAGGGGTTGTTTAA
- a CDS encoding proline--tRNA ligase, giving the protein MRTSRFLLATLKETPADAEVISHQLMLRAGFIRKLAAGLYTWLPLGVRVLRKVEEIVRAEMNKSGALEVLMPAVQPAELWEESKRWEQYGPELLRLNDRHDRRFCFGPTHEEVITDLIRREIRSYKQLPANFYQIQTKFRDEIRPRFGVMRAREFIMKDAYSFHVGQPSLQETYDVMHATYCRIFDRLGLKYRPVLADTGSIGGNSSHEFHVLADSGEDAIAYSTTGTYAANVEKAEALAPAGERPAPKMDSLAVVNTPDQHTIEAVSQFLNVKPTQCVKTLLVNGENGGLVAFVLRGDHTLNAIKAAKHPDVASPLTFASPEKIKETIGCSIGSIGPVGLTVKIIVDRSAAQLSDFVCGANKDGQHLVGVNWKRDLPEPEMMDIRNVEVGDPSPDGNGVLDIARGIEVGHIFQLGDKYSGAMNATVLDETGRAITMLMGCYGLGVTRVIAAAIEQNHDEKGIIWSNAIAPFSVALLPMNMAKSERLREVVEKMYQQLLDAGVDVLLDDRKERPGVMFAEMELIGIPHRLVLSDRGLDEGTVEYKGRRDNDVQIIPLSDAINFICEKIKAA; this is encoded by the coding sequence ATGCGTACATCGCGTTTTTTACTCGCAACACTCAAGGAAACCCCAGCCGATGCAGAAGTTATCAGCCATCAATTGATGCTTAGAGCGGGGTTTATTCGTAAATTGGCGGCGGGCTTATATACATGGTTACCATTAGGCGTGCGGGTATTGCGCAAAGTTGAAGAGATTGTACGCGCAGAAATGAATAAATCAGGCGCGTTAGAAGTTCTCATGCCTGCGGTACAACCTGCTGAATTATGGGAAGAATCAAAACGCTGGGAACAGTATGGACCAGAGTTATTACGTTTAAATGACCGTCATGACCGCCGTTTTTGTTTTGGCCCTACCCATGAAGAAGTAATTACCGATTTAATCCGCCGTGAAATTCGCAGTTATAAACAACTACCTGCTAATTTTTATCAAATTCAAACGAAATTCCGTGATGAAATCCGTCCACGTTTTGGCGTGATGCGTGCGCGTGAATTCATTATGAAAGATGCTTATTCTTTTCACGTTGGGCAACCCTCATTACAAGAAACCTATGACGTGATGCACGCAACCTATTGCCGCATTTTTGACCGCTTAGGCTTAAAGTATCGTCCTGTATTAGCCGACACAGGGAGTATTGGCGGTAATTCCTCTCATGAATTCCATGTATTAGCCGATTCTGGAGAAGATGCTATTGCATATAGCACGACAGGAACGTATGCCGCAAATGTGGAAAAAGCCGAAGCCCTAGCCCCTGCTGGTGAGCGTCCTGCACCAAAAATGGATAGTTTGGCCGTTGTTAATACACCCGACCAACATACGATTGAAGCCGTTAGCCAATTTTTAAATGTTAAACCAACACAGTGCGTTAAAACCTTGTTAGTTAATGGTGAAAATGGGGGCTTGGTCGCGTTTGTCTTACGTGGCGACCATACCTTAAATGCGATTAAAGCAGCAAAACATCCTGATGTTGCAAGTCCGCTAACCTTTGCAAGCCCTGAAAAAATTAAAGAAACGATTGGGTGCAGTATTGGCTCTATTGGCCCTGTCGGTTTAACGGTAAAAATTATTGTCGACCGCAGTGCGGCACAGCTAAGTGATTTTGTGTGTGGCGCGAATAAGGATGGACAACACCTTGTCGGGGTAAATTGGAAACGAGATTTACCAGAACCTGAGATGATGGATATTCGAAATGTGGAAGTTGGCGACCCTAGCCCTGATGGAAATGGCGTATTAGACATTGCACGTGGCATTGAAGTTGGGCATATTTTTCAACTGGGTGATAAATATAGCGGTGCAATGAATGCAACCGTGTTAGATGAAACGGGTAGAGCCATTACCATGTTAATGGGCTGTTATGGTTTAGGTGTGACCCGTGTGATTGCCGCTGCTATTGAACAAAACCATGATGAAAAAGGAATTATTTGGTCAAATGCGATTGCACCGTTTAGTGTCGCATTATTACCGATGAACATGGCAAAATCTGAGCGTTTACGAGAAGTTGTAGAAAAAATGTATCAGCAGTTATTAGATGCGGGTGTTGATGTGTTGCTTGATGACCGTAAAGAACGCCCCGGCGTGATGTTTGCGGAAATGGAATTAATCGGTATTCCTCATCGTTTAGTGTTAAGTGATAGAGGCTTAGATGAAGGTACGGTGGAGTATAAAGGACGGCGTGACAATGACGTGCAGATTATCCCACTCAGTGATGCAATTAATTTTATTTGTGAAAAAATCAAAGCCGCGTAA